A single region of the Oleispira antarctica RB-8 genome encodes:
- a CDS encoding phage tail collar — translation MSEPFLSEIRMVGFNFAPRNWAFCDGQILPVAQNQALFALLGTLYGGDGITSFALPDMRGRMPLHNGNGINQGAQVAGFAAESITAVKSIEVARQLATTNTTASALSSDTPYIGINFTIALQGLFPNRN, via the coding sequence ATGTCAGAACCGTTTCTAAGTGAAATTCGAATGGTAGGGTTTAACTTCGCACCTCGAAATTGGGCCTTCTGTGACGGGCAAATTTTGCCTGTTGCTCAAAATCAGGCCTTATTTGCCTTATTAGGTACTCTATACGGGGGAGATGGCATCACTAGTTTTGCACTGCCTGATATGCGAGGACGCATGCCATTGCATAATGGCAATGGTATCAATCAAGGTGCTCAAGTTGCAGGGTTTGCAGCTGAATCGATAACCGCAGTTAAGTCGATTGAAGTCGCCCGCCAGTTAGCCACTACTAATACTACAGCGTCAGCATTAAGTAGCGATACGCCTTATATAGGAATCAATTTTACTATTGCATTACAAGGTTTATTCCCTAACCGTAATTAA